The Yersinia intermedia genome window below encodes:
- a CDS encoding amino acid permease: MEQQLQGSTLKRGLKNRHIQLIALGGAIGTGLFLGIAQTIQMAGPSVILGYAIGGFIAFLIMRQLGEMVVEEPVAGSFSHFAYKYWGDFAGFLSGWNYWAMFILVGMAELTAVGIYIQYWWPEIPTWVSAAVFFVLINAINLINVRMYGETEFWFAIIKVVAIIGMIVFGAYLLASGSGGPEASVTNLWAQGGFMPHGLSGLVMAMAVIMFSFGGLEMVGITAAEAEDPHHSIPKATNQVVYRILIFYIGSLAVLLSLYPWGKVVEGGSPFVMIFHALDSNWVATILNVVVLTAALSVYNSGVYCNSRMLFGLASQGNAPKVLTRVNKRGVPILSIALSALATSAGVVINYVMPGKAFELLMALVVSTLVINWVMICLAHLKFRAAKVQEGVEPRFKALWYPYGNYLCLVFLSLILVIMYLTDGIQISVLMMPVWVALLWCGFMLTRRKHTRHPLKVNDSDAA; the protein is encoded by the coding sequence ATGGAACAGCAGTTGCAAGGTTCAACACTAAAACGCGGTTTAAAAAATAGACATATTCAACTGATTGCTCTGGGTGGCGCGATTGGTACCGGATTATTCCTAGGGATAGCACAGACGATTCAGATGGCTGGCCCTTCAGTGATACTCGGTTATGCCATCGGTGGTTTTATCGCTTTTCTCATTATGCGACAACTTGGTGAGATGGTTGTCGAAGAGCCAGTTGCAGGCTCATTCAGTCACTTTGCGTATAAATATTGGGGGGATTTCGCTGGTTTTTTATCCGGCTGGAACTACTGGGCAATGTTTATTCTCGTCGGCATGGCCGAACTGACCGCCGTGGGCATTTATATTCAATATTGGTGGCCAGAAATTCCTACATGGGTTTCTGCTGCCGTATTCTTCGTTTTAATCAATGCTATCAATCTCATTAATGTACGTATGTACGGGGAAACTGAATTCTGGTTTGCAATTATTAAGGTTGTTGCCATTATCGGCATGATTGTATTCGGCGCTTATTTGTTGGCCTCAGGTTCCGGTGGGCCAGAGGCATCGGTTACTAATCTCTGGGCGCAAGGGGGTTTTATGCCTCATGGCCTTAGTGGGTTGGTGATGGCGATGGCCGTGATTATGTTTTCTTTTGGTGGTTTGGAAATGGTTGGTATTACGGCCGCCGAAGCTGAAGATCCGCATCATAGCATTCCGAAAGCGACCAATCAGGTTGTCTATCGCATCCTTATTTTTTATATCGGTTCATTGGCGGTGCTGCTTTCCTTGTACCCGTGGGGCAAAGTAGTTGAAGGTGGTAGCCCCTTTGTGATGATTTTCCACGCACTAGACAGTAATTGGGTGGCAACAATATTGAATGTTGTGGTTCTGACCGCTGCACTATCGGTTTACAACAGCGGTGTCTATTGTAATAGCCGCATGTTATTTGGCCTGGCATCGCAGGGGAATGCACCTAAGGTGTTGACTCGGGTTAATAAGCGCGGCGTGCCTATTCTGTCAATCGCTCTTTCCGCGTTGGCGACTTCCGCTGGTGTTGTTATCAACTATGTTATGCCTGGTAAAGCGTTTGAACTGCTTATGGCACTGGTCGTTTCAACACTGGTCATTAACTGGGTGATGATCTGCTTAGCTCACCTCAAATTCCGGGCTGCGAAGGTGCAAGAAGGCGTCGAACCACGGTTTAAGGCGTTATGGTACCCCTACGGTAATTATCTGTGCCTGGTGTTTCTGTCGTTGATTCTGGTCATCATGTATCTCACTGATGGTATTCAGATCTCCGTGCTGATGATGCCCGTTTGGGTTGCGCTATTGTGGTGCGGTTTTATGCTTACTCGCCGCAAACATACTCGTCATCCACTGAAGGTAAATGATTCAGACGCAGCCTGA
- a CDS encoding lysozyme inhibitor LprI family protein, which produces MLKIIVLISILVLPISQALAIDCQNAVTQLDINQCANSDYKKADTELNRIYKQVLAKTPATQRALLKSAQLTWIKYRDADCTFQSSATEGGSVHPMIISACLTHKTEARSAELLSFLNCAEGDLSCPL; this is translated from the coding sequence ATGTTAAAGATAATCGTGTTGATATCGATACTGGTATTACCCATCAGCCAGGCATTGGCAATTGACTGCCAAAATGCGGTGACGCAACTGGATATCAACCAGTGTGCAAATTCAGATTATAAGAAAGCAGATACCGAATTGAACCGTATTTATAAACAGGTTTTGGCCAAGACACCCGCCACTCAAAGAGCGCTCTTAAAGAGTGCACAACTTACCTGGATAAAATACCGCGACGCAGATTGTACCTTCCAATCATCAGCCACCGAAGGTGGTTCAGTGCATCCTATGATTATCTCTGCTTGTTTGACCCATAAAACTGAAGCTCGCTCAGCAGAACTACTGTCATTCCTCAATTGCGCGGAAGGTGATCTAAGTTGCCCCTTATAG
- a CDS encoding DUF4060 family protein yields the protein MMKRIIKGDSNLSHLVIAHAAIDHHQKSYGERRQGWPSTYLIRYKNNRVAVEVVTRRQSYVATLMIGARNLSKLCGISALRP from the coding sequence ATGATGAAACGTATTATTAAAGGGGATTCAAATTTATCTCACTTGGTCATTGCTCACGCGGCGATTGACCACCATCAAAAATCTTACGGTGAGCGACGTCAAGGTTGGCCTTCAACTTATCTTATCCGCTATAAAAATAATCGCGTGGCGGTTGAAGTCGTCACCCGTCGCCAATCTTATGTTGCTACATTGATGATTGGGGCCAGGAACCTGAGTAAGTTATGTGGTATATCTGCGTTACGGCCTTAA
- a CDS encoding YobH family protein, whose translation MSLFRLVLVAAIIYLGLLFSGYGVLIGSEKNAAGIGLQCKYLTARSVVTAQFINGENGIIGVSNCPLVKKIGNNVFE comes from the coding sequence ATGAGTTTATTCAGACTGGTACTGGTGGCTGCAATCATATACTTGGGCCTTCTCTTTTCTGGCTATGGTGTGCTTATTGGCAGTGAAAAAAATGCCGCAGGCATTGGTTTACAGTGTAAATATCTGACAGCCAGATCAGTTGTAACCGCTCAATTTATAAACGGTGAGAATGGGATCATTGGCGTCAGTAATTGCCCATTAGTGAAGAAAATAGGCAACAACGTTTTTGAATAA
- a CDS encoding GNAT family N-acetyltransferase, with product MNLTMTDDPTTADIAEIIEGLKAFNRKFVGDNGRKPLAVFITGDGGEKLGGIAGYTLGNCLSIEFLWVSDALRHSGAGSTLMKAVEQEAIQRGCKFAQVDTFSFQARPFYEKQGYQLKMTLENVLGEYHRYYLTKNLID from the coding sequence ATGAATTTGACCATGACAGATGACCCAACAACAGCAGATATTGCAGAAATCATCGAGGGGTTGAAAGCTTTTAACCGTAAATTCGTTGGTGATAATGGTCGTAAACCATTAGCAGTATTTATCACCGGGGACGGTGGTGAGAAGCTGGGGGGAATAGCGGGTTATACTTTAGGTAATTGTCTGAGTATTGAGTTTCTATGGGTCTCGGATGCATTACGCCACTCCGGTGCCGGGAGTACCTTGATGAAAGCAGTCGAGCAGGAAGCGATACAGCGGGGATGTAAGTTCGCTCAAGTCGATACATTCAGCTTCCAGGCTCGTCCGTTCTATGAAAAGCAGGGTTATCAATTGAAAATGACGTTAGAAAATGTATTGGGTGAATATCACCGTTATTATTTGACTAAAAACCTGATTGATTAG
- the hdeB gene encoding acid-activated periplasmic chaperone HdeB: protein MLYKSLLNIVIVITTFLTISTVFSASSPTTPTDMTCKEFLDLNPKSMTPVAFWILNKDTKYKEGDSIDFQEIDTVYTPKIIDICKKLPDKKITDMKKDIEGVAKKPM from the coding sequence ATGCTTTATAAATCACTGCTTAATATTGTCATTGTAATAACCACGTTTTTAACCATTAGCACGGTATTCTCTGCATCATCACCGACAACCCCGACAGATATGACCTGTAAAGAATTCCTTGATCTTAATCCGAAAAGTATGACACCAGTTGCCTTCTGGATCCTCAACAAGGATACCAAATATAAAGAAGGAGACAGCATCGACTTCCAGGAAATAGACACTGTATACACACCAAAAATAATTGATATTTGTAAAAAATTACCGGATAAAAAAATCACCGATATGAAGAAAGATATTGAGGGGGTAGCCAAGAAACCAATGTAA
- a CDS encoding PA4780 family RIO1-like protein kinase, giving the protein MKIPKRIQPLVDDGLVDEVIRRLKSGKEADVYVVRCGQDIRCAKVYKEAENRSFKQAVQYQEGRKVRNSRDARAMAKGSKFGRKQQEETWQTAEVDALYLLANAGVRVPQPYACLDGVLLMELVTDADGLAAPRLSDVPFSKEQALIDHAVMIQYVVRMLCAGLVHGDLSEFNVLIDKEGPVIIDLPQAVNAAANNHAKAMLERDVANMTHYYGQYAPELLNRKYAKEMWALYEDGKLHPETQLTGEFAESTEAADVEGVLEEINAVIAEEQERLREAQDHNS; this is encoded by the coding sequence ATGAAAATTCCAAAACGAATCCAACCGCTGGTTGATGACGGCTTGGTTGACGAAGTCATCCGTCGTTTGAAAAGTGGCAAAGAAGCTGATGTATACGTTGTCCGTTGTGGGCAGGATATCCGTTGCGCTAAAGTCTATAAAGAAGCTGAGAACCGTAGTTTCAAACAGGCAGTGCAATATCAGGAAGGGCGTAAGGTGCGTAACAGCCGTGATGCCCGAGCCATGGCCAAGGGATCTAAATTTGGCCGTAAGCAACAAGAGGAAACCTGGCAAACTGCCGAGGTGGATGCTTTGTACCTGTTAGCCAATGCCGGTGTTCGCGTACCTCAGCCTTATGCATGCCTTGATGGTGTTTTATTGATGGAGCTGGTCACCGATGCAGACGGTCTTGCTGCCCCTCGACTGAGTGATGTGCCATTTAGCAAAGAACAAGCGCTGATTGACCATGCCGTGATGATCCAATATGTGGTACGGATGCTTTGCGCCGGTTTAGTTCATGGCGACTTATCGGAGTTTAATGTCTTAATTGATAAAGAAGGCCCGGTGATTATTGATTTACCGCAAGCCGTCAATGCAGCAGCAAACAACCATGCTAAAGCCATGCTGGAGCGTGATGTCGCGAATATGACACACTATTATGGTCAATATGCGCCAGAGCTGCTTAATCGTAAATATGCCAAAGAGATGTGGGCACTCTATGAAGACGGTAAATTGCATCCAGAAACGCAACTGACCGGTGAATTTGCAGAAAGTACCGAAGCGGCTGATGTTGAGGGCGTACTGGAGGAAATCAACGCGGTTATAGCTGAAGAGCAGGAGCGCCTGCGTGAGGCTCAGGATCACAACAGCTAG
- a CDS encoding basic amino acid/polyamine antiporter, which produces MAASSNKKLSLWSLTSLVVGSMIGAGIFSLPATFGRATGGFGAIIAWVIAGGGMLTLAFVFQTLAQRKPDLDSGVYIYAKTGFGDYAGFASAIGFWAGACIGSVSYFVLIKSTLGAFFPLFGDGNTLSAVLIASLILWSFHFMVLRGIKEAAAINTIATFAKVIPIFIFVIVLAFAFHTDTFALNFWGSQSLSGIGDLSHLDDYGYTGHAALEIGTASETLFSQVRSTMLVTVFVFVGIEGASVYSRYAKERKHVGIATVLGFIGVLCLLVLVTMLSYGVLLRPDLAALRQPSMAGVLEHIVGRWGAIFISIGLIISVMGAYLSWTLLAAEALYSAAKSNIMPQIFATENKRGVPSAAVWMSNIFIQLFLIVTLFTEYAFQLALELTSSLVLIPYLLVAAYGLKLAWTQETYAIDSAERKKDFIFALIATLYAILMVYAGGLKYILLSAVIYGPGTVLFIIAKREQKRSIFAPIEKCLFAVAIIAALAAVYSLATGIIAV; this is translated from the coding sequence ATGGCGGCTTCATCAAATAAAAAACTCTCGCTGTGGTCATTAACCTCTCTAGTTGTGGGTTCAATGATCGGTGCCGGTATTTTCTCTTTACCTGCCACATTTGGCCGTGCCACTGGTGGTTTTGGCGCTATCATTGCATGGGTTATTGCCGGTGGTGGGATGTTGACTCTGGCTTTTGTTTTTCAGACGCTGGCACAGCGTAAGCCGGATTTGGATTCCGGTGTTTATATTTATGCTAAAACTGGATTTGGTGATTACGCTGGTTTTGCTTCGGCAATCGGCTTTTGGGCCGGTGCCTGTATTGGTAGTGTCTCTTATTTTGTTTTGATCAAATCAACATTGGGCGCTTTCTTTCCACTCTTTGGTGATGGCAATACATTATCCGCAGTCCTAATTGCGTCATTAATCTTGTGGAGTTTCCATTTCATGGTGTTACGTGGCATCAAAGAAGCCGCAGCGATTAATACTATTGCCACGTTTGCTAAAGTGATTCCAATATTTATTTTTGTTATTGTTCTGGCATTTGCATTTCATACCGATACTTTTGCATTAAACTTCTGGGGCAGCCAATCGTTGTCAGGTATCGGTGATCTCTCTCATCTGGATGATTATGGTTATACTGGTCATGCCGCATTAGAAATTGGTACTGCATCTGAGACGTTATTCTCCCAAGTGCGCAGTACTATGTTGGTTACCGTATTTGTCTTTGTGGGCATTGAGGGGGCCAGTGTATATTCGCGTTACGCGAAAGAAAGAAAACATGTGGGTATTGCTACTGTTTTAGGCTTTATTGGCGTTCTTTGTTTACTGGTATTAGTAACGATGCTTTCTTATGGCGTACTGCTTCGTCCTGATCTTGCCGCTTTACGTCAACCTTCAATGGCTGGAGTGTTAGAACATATTGTGGGGAGATGGGGGGCTATATTTATTAGCATCGGGTTGATTATCTCCGTCATGGGGGCCTATTTGTCATGGACCCTATTGGCAGCGGAAGCACTCTATTCCGCTGCCAAAAGTAACATCATGCCGCAGATATTTGCAACGGAGAATAAGCGTGGGGTGCCATCGGCAGCGGTTTGGATGTCGAATATTTTCATCCAATTATTCTTAATTGTTACGCTCTTCACTGAGTATGCTTTTCAGTTGGCACTGGAACTCACCAGCTCATTAGTTTTGATCCCCTATTTGCTGGTTGCAGCCTATGGTTTGAAATTGGCCTGGACCCAGGAAACCTATGCCATAGATTCAGCCGAACGGAAGAAAGATTTTATTTTTGCTTTGATAGCAACACTGTATGCCATATTGATGGTTTACGCGGGCGGATTGAAATACATATTACTGTCAGCGGTGATATATGGCCCAGGAACGGTGTTGTTTATTATCGCTAAGCGCGAGCAAAAGAGATCAATATTCGCTCCGATTGAAAAATGTCTTTTTGCTGTAGCCATCATCGCCGCTTTAGCCGCGGTGTATAGCCTCGCTACTGGAATAATTGCGGTATAA
- a CDS encoding YebO family protein → MLDTSMGALGVIPIALSLFTVIFFLIVWFFLSRASVRANEQIRLLHEIAEQQKRQTELLKALLENATGVRHEQEESDIVSPLDFKGFIPER, encoded by the coding sequence ATGTTAGATACAAGTATGGGAGCACTGGGTGTCATCCCAATTGCTTTATCGCTGTTTACTGTCATTTTCTTCTTGATAGTCTGGTTCTTTTTGAGCCGTGCCAGTGTGCGAGCCAATGAACAAATCCGTTTGTTACACGAAATCGCCGAACAGCAAAAGCGGCAAACTGAATTGCTCAAGGCTTTACTAGAAAACGCAACGGGTGTCAGACATGAGCAAGAGGAGAGTGATATCGTTTCCCCTCTCGACTTTAAAGGTTTTATTCCAGAGAGATAA
- a CDS encoding ABC transporter ATP-binding protein, with protein MLRRFFSYYTPYKGLFYLDFGCAILAGLLELSFPMAVKLFIDKLLPNQDWVLIVWAATGLLMIYLLNTALMAIVNYWGHALGVGIETDMRRQAFSHLQKLSFSYYDNMKTGHIITHVTKDLEEVGEIAHHGPEDLFIAVMTFIGAFILMASVHLPLAMLTIVIVPFMTYLVSRYGSQMTETWRKLFGQVGNFNARIEESIGGIRVVKAFANESHEKKLFAADNENYRTTKLRAYRIMTTSMTMSYLSTRLVQLIVMVVGTWYVVHDQLSYGGFVGFLLLVEVFFRPVAKITSVLESYPKGIAGFKRFTQLIDTQPDIVDQPNARAVGHLHGDICYQHVSFGYSAQNKIFTDLNLQIRAGETVAFVGPSGAGKTTLCSLLPRFYELDEGVITIDGINIRDMTQQSLRNNIGIVQQDVFLFGGSIRENIAYGKLDASDDEIMAAAQQARLDELIESLPDGLDTVVGERGVKLSGGQKQRLSIARIFLKNPPILILDEATSALDTATEQAIQLALTELSQGRTTLVIAHRLATIQNADRIIVVDKEGIVEQGNHHELLARKGAYAKLHNAQFSAA; from the coding sequence ATGCTCCGCCGTTTCTTTTCTTATTACACCCCGTACAAAGGGCTTTTCTATCTGGACTTTGGCTGTGCTATTTTGGCCGGGTTGCTAGAATTGAGTTTCCCAATGGCGGTAAAGCTGTTCATTGATAAGTTACTCCCAAACCAAGACTGGGTGCTGATCGTCTGGGCGGCAACCGGCCTGTTGATGATTTACCTGCTCAATACTGCGCTGATGGCGATTGTTAACTACTGGGGGCACGCACTGGGTGTAGGCATCGAAACCGACATGCGCCGTCAGGCTTTTAGTCATCTGCAAAAATTATCATTCAGCTATTACGATAATATGAAGACGGGGCATATTATCACCCACGTCACCAAAGACCTTGAAGAGGTTGGAGAAATAGCCCATCACGGCCCTGAAGACCTTTTTATTGCCGTTATGACCTTTATCGGCGCATTCATCCTGATGGCCTCGGTCCATTTGCCGCTGGCGATGCTCACCATCGTCATCGTGCCCTTTATGACCTATCTGGTCAGCCGCTATGGCTCACAAATGACCGAGACTTGGCGCAAACTGTTTGGCCAAGTGGGTAATTTTAATGCCCGCATTGAAGAAAGTATCGGTGGCATTCGTGTCGTCAAAGCCTTCGCGAACGAGTCTCACGAAAAGAAATTGTTCGCCGCAGACAACGAAAATTACCGTACTACCAAACTGCGGGCTTACCGCATCATGACTACCAGTATGACCATGAGCTACCTAAGTACTCGTCTGGTGCAGTTAATTGTGATGGTTGTCGGTACCTGGTACGTAGTACATGACCAATTGAGTTACGGCGGTTTCGTCGGTTTTCTGCTATTAGTTGAAGTATTTTTCCGCCCGGTGGCGAAAATAACGTCGGTATTGGAAAGTTATCCGAAGGGAATTGCCGGTTTCAAACGATTTACTCAACTGATTGATACACAACCAGATATTGTTGACCAACCCAATGCCCGCGCTGTCGGCCATTTGCATGGCGATATTTGTTACCAGCATGTCAGTTTCGGTTATTCAGCGCAGAATAAGATTTTTACCGATTTGAACCTGCAAATCCGCGCAGGCGAAACCGTGGCATTCGTCGGGCCATCGGGGGCGGGTAAAACCACATTATGCTCGTTGCTGCCACGCTTTTATGAACTTGATGAAGGGGTAATCACGATTGATGGTATTAATATCCGTGATATGACTCAGCAATCATTGCGAAATAATATTGGTATTGTTCAGCAGGACGTTTTCTTATTTGGTGGGTCTATTCGTGAGAATATTGCTTACGGTAAACTGGATGCCAGCGACGATGAAATCATGGCCGCAGCACAACAAGCCCGGCTAGATGAGTTGATTGAAAGCCTGCCTGATGGGCTGGATACCGTTGTCGGTGAGCGTGGGGTGAAATTATCGGGTGGGCAGAAACAGCGCTTGTCCATTGCGCGCATCTTCCTGAAAAATCCCCCCATTTTGATTCTGGATGAAGCAACCTCTGCACTCGATACTGCCACTGAGCAAGCCATCCAGCTCGCGTTAACTGAATTATCACAAGGCAGAACGACATTGGTGATTGCTCATCGCTTAGCCACGATTCAAAATGCCGATCGGATCATTGTGGTCGATAAAGAAGGCATTGTGGAACAAGGCAACCACCATGAATTACTGGCCCGTAAAGGGGCCTATGCAAAATTACATAATGCCCAGTTTAGTGCTGCCTGA
- a CDS encoding sensor domain-containing diguanylate cyclase has protein sequence MSLFSFYHNCLSTLTGKVFGQHRQGEPVKRENGKNKLSNLQLDVLLNAEKQVAIITTDLDNRITIFNVGAERMFGYSKDEVLGCPISDILHIPEYGKAQAELDYLLLNRRDASEWCYRRKNGKRFWGALSVHEITADNNQTVGYISVIADVSERKSLLMELEESKQMMDRLTKNLPAMIYAYYLDADGESYFKYCSEGVRKIFDLSPADVLCVPRERNPLFSRVHVDDMAVLRQAVVISQQNLSVWRCNFRVVLPGKGTHWLHGESFPTLQDDGSVIWYGSFFDITELKQSESILKALSQTDVLTGVANRRHFDDIYQHIWQKNRTEGGALSVLMIDFDNFKSFNDLYGHAMGDVCLKSIVETLSKSIRGGSDILARYGGEEFIVLLAPSTLEDAKAVAERMRHSIEELDIPHGMSPGGRVTISIGVASVSAPGESISATDVSVAADKALYRAKTAGRNRVEAVALN, from the coding sequence ATGTCTTTATTTTCTTTTTATCATAACTGCCTGAGTACTTTGACTGGGAAAGTATTTGGTCAACACCGCCAAGGTGAACCAGTGAAGAGAGAGAATGGGAAAAATAAATTATCTAATCTTCAACTGGATGTACTGTTGAATGCTGAAAAACAGGTCGCGATCATTACTACCGACTTAGATAATCGCATCACCATATTTAATGTGGGTGCGGAACGAATGTTTGGCTATTCTAAAGATGAAGTCTTAGGATGTCCTATTTCAGATATACTGCACATTCCAGAGTATGGTAAGGCACAAGCTGAACTGGATTATTTATTGCTTAACCGGCGTGATGCCAGCGAGTGGTGTTATCGGCGCAAAAATGGAAAACGTTTCTGGGGAGCACTTAGTGTCCATGAGATAACCGCTGATAATAACCAGACTGTTGGTTATATTAGTGTGATTGCTGATGTCTCGGAAAGAAAATCCCTGCTTATGGAGCTGGAAGAAAGTAAGCAGATGATGGATCGTTTAACTAAGAATTTGCCGGCAATGATTTATGCTTATTATTTAGATGCCGATGGCGAATCTTATTTTAAATATTGTAGCGAGGGTGTCAGAAAAATATTTGATCTGTCACCAGCTGATGTTTTGTGTGTACCCAGAGAGAGAAATCCACTATTTAGCCGCGTGCATGTTGATGATATGGCGGTGCTAAGACAGGCGGTAGTTATCTCTCAACAGAACCTGTCTGTCTGGCGCTGCAATTTTCGCGTTGTACTACCAGGCAAAGGCACACATTGGCTACATGGTGAGTCTTTCCCAACGCTTCAGGATGATGGGTCTGTTATTTGGTATGGCTCGTTTTTTGATATTACTGAACTCAAGCAGTCTGAATCGATTCTCAAAGCGTTGTCACAAACCGATGTATTGACTGGGGTGGCTAATCGTCGCCACTTTGATGATATCTATCAGCATATTTGGCAAAAAAACCGGACCGAAGGTGGCGCTTTGTCTGTATTGATGATTGATTTTGATAATTTCAAGAGTTTTAACGACCTTTATGGCCATGCTATGGGGGATGTGTGCTTGAAATCCATTGTCGAAACTTTGTCAAAATCTATTCGTGGTGGTTCAGATATTTTGGCTCGCTATGGTGGCGAGGAATTTATTGTGTTGCTAGCGCCCAGTACTCTGGAGGATGCGAAAGCTGTTGCCGAACGCATGCGTCACTCGATTGAGGAGCTAGATATTCCCCATGGGATGTCTCCAGGAGGGCGAGTGACCATCAGCATCGGTGTGGCTTCGGTATCAGCGCCAGGTGAGTCTATTTCGGCGACAGACGTGTCGGTTGCTGCGGATAAAGCATTATATCGGGCGAAAACCGCGGGTCGAAACCGCGTGGAAGCGGTGGCGCTTAACTGA
- a CDS encoding helix-turn-helix domain-containing protein — MSQENHLALVCALSKWVETHLGRVIYLEELAAYSGYSLWHMQKIFKEVTGISLGKYIRERRLAGAVYQLRSSDSTIFDIALDFGFGSQSHFTYMFRKRYGITPYDFRQNTNIDLNIALPLHAIHQKLA; from the coding sequence ATGTCACAAGAAAATCATCTCGCGTTAGTCTGCGCCCTCAGCAAATGGGTCGAAACCCATCTAGGGCGGGTCATCTACCTTGAAGAGTTAGCCGCGTACTCAGGCTACTCACTTTGGCATATGCAGAAAATATTTAAAGAAGTAACAGGGATATCGCTGGGTAAATACATTCGGGAAAGGCGCTTAGCGGGTGCGGTTTATCAACTAAGAAGCAGTGACAGTACGATTTTTGATATCGCTTTGGACTTTGGCTTTGGCTCACAGTCGCATTTTACATACATGTTCAGGAAACGTTACGGCATCACCCCGTATGATTTCAGGCAAAATACCAATATTGATCTGAATATCGCGTTGCCCTTACATGCTATTCACCAAAAACTGGCATAA
- a CDS encoding PhoP/PhoQ regulator MgrB: MNIKKLVTAVGIIAVCCLFYLLALDSYCDQGGTFSTGICAITSIIPW, from the coding sequence TTGAACATTAAAAAACTTGTTACAGCGGTAGGGATCATTGCCGTTTGTTGCTTGTTTTATCTATTGGCCCTTGATAGTTATTGCGATCAGGGGGGGACTTTTTCCACCGGTATCTGTGCTATTACTTCGATTATTCCATGGTAG
- a CDS encoding phage protein NinX family protein — MIKWYEESDTEVNRSIALLTGEDPDKWYPYGGVKGKDYCKNPSDAWPIIYANKIGLYSPEINDNDQWNARIINPQGEWQAYSQSPLRAAMICYLLSQDI; from the coding sequence ATGATCAAATGGTATGAAGAAAGTGACACTGAAGTGAACCGAAGTATTGCCCTACTGACAGGGGAAGATCCCGATAAGTGGTACCCCTATGGCGGTGTTAAAGGTAAGGACTACTGCAAGAATCCTTCTGATGCCTGGCCTATTATCTATGCGAATAAAATTGGGCTCTATTCCCCTGAAATTAATGATAATGATCAGTGGAATGCTCGGATTATCAATCCGCAAGGTGAGTGGCAAGCCTACAGCCAAAGCCCACTTCGTGCGGCGATGATTTGTTATCTACTCAGCCAAGATATTTGA
- a CDS encoding DUF2766 family protein — translation MSEMFTNDQELVSDLVACQLVIKQILDVIDIIAPVEVRDKMSHQLKAIDFSIHPAGTDPVTKRAIEKAIALIDMKFSQK, via the coding sequence ATGTCTGAAATGTTTACTAATGACCAAGAGCTGGTGTCGGATCTGGTTGCCTGCCAACTGGTGATTAAGCAGATCCTGGATGTGATTGATATCATTGCACCAGTAGAGGTGCGGGATAAAATGTCCCATCAACTTAAAGCGATTGATTTCTCTATACACCCGGCGGGTACGGATCCCGTGACTAAGCGAGCGATTGAGAAAGCCATTGCATTAATTGATATGAAATTTAGCCAAAAATAG